In Bacteriovorax sp. Seq25_V, the genomic window TAGAATAATTAAGTCGCTTGAAAAGGAATAAAGTTGATTAAATTGCTCGCTATCATATTTATCTCTAGTCTCTATGTTTTTGCATCTCCTGTTGAAAATTACAAGAACGCGAGAAAGCAAAATATTCTTGAATACACAGTCTTTGGTATTGATGAGTGTCTAAAGAGAAATGAGGCTCTCTTTGTCGTAGGGCCAGGTGAAGTTCCGGAAGGAAAAATTCAAGTTGGCACACCTGAATATTTTAATTTCCTTGCAACTTGCTTTAAGAGTGTATCCACACTTAAGTGTGTTGGAAAAGATAATTGTATTATTAAAAAATCGATGCAAAAGCGTCTCGAGAACGTGAAGTATCTGGATAAGGTTCTCTCCAAATTTGAAGGAACGATATCGCAAAAAAAAATAGAATAGGATAGCAAATGAAGCCCTTTTTAATTGTTGATGACAATCATGATGTTTTGAGCTTTTTAAAGTGGGAACTTCAAGAATTTGGTGCAATTTCGATGCAGGCGGATAATTGCCAGGATGCAATTGAGGTTATTAAAGAAATTGAGCTCGAAGCTATCTTCCTAGATATCGTTTTAGGGCATGAGAGCTCAGAGCAAATAATCACTTTTATTCGT contains:
- a CDS encoding response regulator yields the protein MKPFLIVDDNHDVLSFLKWELQEFGAISMQADNCQDAIEVIKEIELEAIFLDIVLGHESSEQIITFIRSEENTLNKDVRVVLMSGLIDQEFSHKYHDKFYQILEKPFSSERLLQVLKQLSS